In Erythrobacter litoralis HTCC2594, a single genomic region encodes these proteins:
- the clpA gene encoding ATP-dependent Clp protease ATP-binding subunit ClpA: MPSFAQNLEKTLHAAIDSARERRHEYATLEHLLLALVADEDATEVMTACGVDLEELSSVVKAYLDQEYQSLQTEEGSEPQPTAGFQRVIQRAILHVQSSGKDTVTGANVLVALFSERDSYAVYFLQQQDMSRLDAVSFISHGIGKGGKQLESRAPQGSDEGQAEDSKSDGGNKKETALDQFTVNLNKKAEDGRIDPLIGRGPEVDRTVQILCRRSKNNPLYVGDPGVGKTAIAEGLARKIVEGDVPEVLEDAVIYSLDMGALLAGTRYRGDFEERLKQVVSELEKMPEAILFIDEIHTVIGAGATSGGAMDASNLLKPALSGGTIRCIGSTTYKEFRNHFEKDRALLRRFQKIDVNEPTIEDTVKILKGLKSAFEDHHKVKYTLDALKTAVELSARYINDRKLPDKAIDVVDEVGAMQMLVPPSRRKKKITAKEIEQVIATMARIPPKSVSKDDKKALENLERDLKHVVFGQDPAVKKLSTAMKLSRAGLRDPDKPIGSFLFSGPTGVGKTEVARQLASIMGIELKRFDMSEYMERHSVSRLIGAPPGYVGYDQGGLLTDAVDQNPHCVLLLDEIEKAHPDLFNILLQVMDNGRLTDHHGKTVDFRNVVLIMTTNAGAADMARQGIGFGDVSKEDASEEAVKRMFTPEFRNRLDAIVPFGYLGKDTVARVVDKFILQLELQLAEQNVDIQFDADARAWLADKGYDRLYGARPMGRLLQEKIKQPLAEELLFGKLADGGEVQVSIKDGKPNFELTPAPPKAKRAAPKRKPAAKKASPKKAEPEAGDSKDEGGG; this comes from the coding sequence ATGCCCAGTTTCGCCCAGAACCTCGAAAAGACGCTCCATGCCGCGATCGATTCAGCGCGCGAGCGTCGCCACGAATACGCCACGCTCGAGCACCTGCTGCTCGCGCTGGTCGCAGACGAGGATGCGACCGAGGTGATGACCGCTTGCGGGGTCGACCTGGAAGAGCTGTCCAGTGTCGTGAAGGCCTATCTCGACCAGGAATACCAGTCGCTGCAGACCGAGGAAGGCAGCGAGCCGCAGCCGACCGCCGGATTCCAGCGCGTGATCCAGCGGGCGATCCTGCACGTCCAGTCCTCGGGCAAGGACACCGTGACAGGCGCCAACGTGCTGGTCGCTTTGTTCAGCGAGCGCGACAGCTATGCAGTTTATTTCCTGCAACAGCAAGACATGAGCCGGCTCGATGCCGTCAGCTTTATCAGCCACGGCATCGGCAAGGGCGGCAAGCAATTGGAGAGCCGCGCGCCGCAGGGGTCCGACGAAGGCCAGGCCGAAGACAGCAAGTCCGACGGCGGCAACAAGAAGGAAACCGCGCTCGACCAGTTCACGGTCAATCTCAACAAAAAGGCCGAGGACGGCCGCATCGATCCGCTGATCGGCCGCGGGCCCGAAGTGGACCGGACGGTCCAGATTCTGTGCCGCCGCAGCAAGAACAACCCGCTCTATGTCGGCGATCCCGGCGTCGGAAAAACCGCCATTGCCGAAGGTCTCGCACGCAAGATCGTCGAAGGCGACGTTCCCGAAGTCTTGGAAGACGCTGTGATCTACTCGCTCGACATGGGCGCGCTGCTCGCCGGGACGCGCTATCGCGGCGATTTCGAGGAGCGTTTGAAGCAGGTCGTCTCCGAACTCGAAAAGATGCCCGAAGCGATCCTGTTTATCGACGAGATTCACACGGTCATCGGTGCCGGTGCGACCAGTGGTGGGGCGATGGATGCTTCCAACCTGCTCAAGCCCGCGCTTTCGGGCGGGACCATCCGCTGCATCGGATCGACCACCTACAAGGAATTCCGCAATCACTTCGAAAAGGATCGCGCGCTGCTGCGCCGGTTCCAGAAGATCGATGTCAACGAACCGACGATCGAAGATACGGTGAAGATCCTCAAGGGCCTCAAGAGCGCCTTCGAAGATCACCACAAAGTCAAATACACGCTCGATGCGCTCAAGACCGCCGTCGAGCTCTCGGCGCGGTACATCAACGACCGCAAGCTGCCCGACAAGGCGATCGATGTGGTCGACGAAGTGGGCGCGATGCAGATGCTGGTGCCGCCGAGCCGCCGCAAGAAGAAGATCACCGCCAAGGAGATCGAGCAGGTCATCGCGACCATGGCACGCATCCCGCCGAAATCGGTATCGAAGGACGACAAGAAGGCGCTGGAAAATCTCGAGCGCGACCTTAAGCATGTCGTCTTCGGGCAGGATCCGGCGGTGAAGAAGCTCTCGACCGCGATGAAGCTCAGCCGCGCGGGCCTGCGCGATCCGGACAAGCCGATCGGTTCGTTCCTGTTCTCCGGCCCGACCGGTGTCGGCAAGACCGAGGTCGCGCGCCAGCTCGCATCGATCATGGGTATCGAGCTCAAGCGCTTCGACATGTCCGAATATATGGAGCGCCACAGCGTCTCGCGCCTGATCGGCGCGCCTCCGGGCTACGTCGGTTACGACCAGGGGGGGCTGCTGACCGATGCGGTCGACCAGAACCCGCATTGCGTGCTGCTGCTCGACGAGATCGAGAAAGCCCATCCGGACCTGTTCAACATCCTGCTGCAGGTGATGGATAACGGCCGCCTGACTGACCACCACGGCAAGACGGTCGATTTCCGCAATGTCGTGCTGATCATGACGACCAATGCCGGTGCCGCCGACATGGCGCGCCAGGGCATCGGCTTCGGCGACGTGTCGAAGGAAGACGCCAGCGAAGAGGCCGTGAAGCGCATGTTCACGCCGGAATTCCGCAACCGCTTGGATGCCATCGTGCCGTTCGGCTATCTCGGCAAGGACACCGTCGCCCGCGTGGTCGACAAGTTCATCCTGCAGCTCGAATTGCAGCTGGCCGAGCAGAATGTCGATATCCAGTTCGACGCGGACGCTCGTGCGTGGCTGGCCGACAAGGGCTACGACCGTCTCTATGGCGCGCGCCCGATGGGCCGCCTGTTGCAGGAGAAGATCAAGCAGCCGCTGGCCGAGGAACTGCTGTTCGGCAAGCTCGCCGATGGCGGTGAAGTGCAGGTCAGCATCAAGGACGGCAAGCCGAATTTCGAGCTTACGCCTGCACCGCCCAAAGCTAAGCGCGCTGCGCCCAAGCGCAAACCTGCGGCGAAGAAAGCTTCGCCGAAGAAGGCCGAACCCGAAGCTGGTGACAGCAAGGACGAAGGCGGAGGCTGA
- a CDS encoding DUF1192 domain-containing protein — protein MEDDDLPRPRGDAASKLAAEDLGPYSQDELAERIRLLQLEIARVEQHRAKVDAHRAAADALFGKPGS, from the coding sequence ATGGAAGATGATGACCTTCCGCGCCCCAGGGGCGATGCCGCGAGCAAGCTCGCCGCAGAAGACCTCGGCCCCTATTCGCAGGACGAACTGGCCGAGCGGATCCGCTTGCTTCAACTGGAAATCGCGCGGGTCGAACAACACCGGGCCAAGGTCGACGCCCACCGCGCAGCCGCCGATGCCTTGTTCGGAAAGCCTGGGTCGTGA
- a CDS encoding NAD(P)H-quinone oxidoreductase, which translates to MVDTLPKNMTAIGMDRPGAPDVLRTETADVPQPGPGEVLVQVAWAGVNRPDCIQRAGHYPAPPGASPILGLEVSGRIIALGDGVPETLLGETVCALTPGGGYAEYCKVPVGHCLPVPDDLPLDQAAAVPETLFTVWHNVFQRGCAREGETLLVHGGTSGIGTMATMLAKAFDMQVIVTCGDDAKCEAAREVGADHAINYKTQDFVEEVKAITRGKGVEVVLDMVSGDYVARNLKCLAEDGRHVTIAVLGGMQAELNMAFIMSRRLTLTGSTLRPRSDAFKTALCDEIGQIAWPLILNGTIRPVMDRSFPLADAASAHARMEAGDHIGKIVLEVAGG; encoded by the coding sequence ATGGTGGATACGCTTCCCAAGAATATGACGGCCATCGGCATGGACCGGCCCGGCGCGCCGGACGTGCTGCGAACCGAGACCGCAGATGTGCCGCAGCCCGGCCCCGGCGAGGTGCTGGTCCAAGTTGCTTGGGCCGGGGTCAATCGGCCCGACTGCATCCAGCGCGCGGGCCATTATCCCGCCCCTCCGGGAGCTTCGCCGATCCTCGGGCTCGAGGTCTCGGGCCGCATCATCGCGCTCGGCGATGGCGTACCCGAAACGCTGCTCGGCGAGACCGTCTGCGCGCTGACCCCGGGCGGCGGCTATGCCGAATATTGCAAGGTGCCGGTCGGCCACTGCCTGCCGGTTCCAGACGACCTGCCGCTCGACCAGGCGGCCGCTGTTCCTGAAACCCTGTTCACTGTCTGGCACAATGTGTTCCAGCGCGGGTGCGCGCGTGAGGGCGAAACGCTGCTGGTACACGGCGGCACCAGCGGGATCGGCACCATGGCGACGATGCTCGCCAAGGCTTTCGACATGCAGGTCATCGTGACGTGCGGCGACGATGCCAAGTGCGAGGCTGCGCGCGAGGTCGGGGCGGATCATGCGATCAATTACAAAACCCAGGACTTCGTCGAGGAAGTGAAGGCGATCACGCGGGGCAAGGGCGTGGAGGTCGTGCTCGACATGGTCTCGGGCGATTATGTCGCGCGCAACCTCAAGTGCCTGGCAGAAGACGGGCGGCATGTGACGATCGCGGTGCTCGGCGGAATGCAGGCAGAGCTCAACATGGCCTTCATCATGAGCCGTCGCCTGACGCTGACAGGCTCGACTCTCAGGCCGCGCAGCGACGCTTTCAAGACCGCGCTTTGCGACGAGATCGGCCAGATCGCCTGGCCGCTCATCTTGAACGGCACGATCCGCCCGGTCATGGACCGCAGCTTCCCGCTTGCCGATGCGGCGTCCGCCCATGCGCGGATGGAGGCGGGCGATCACATCGGCAAGATCGTGCTGGAGGTTGCCGGTGGGTGA
- a CDS encoding glutathione S-transferase family protein: MGEKLLLHEDPRSGNCYKIKLTAALLSVPLDTRRYDIMKGETRTPEFLAGINAHGRIPVLQVGERMLPESNAACWYLAEGSALIPDEPFDRAQMLRWMFFEQYSHEPNIATLRFWCRFIGESNLSQPQKAQMMPKRIAGQEALATMDRHLQEREWFVGSAASLADIALYAYTHVANEGGFDLAPYPAIKSWLERVPSLPGFVEMA; this comes from the coding sequence GTGGGTGAGAAACTGCTCCTTCATGAAGACCCGCGCAGCGGCAATTGCTACAAGATCAAGCTGACCGCCGCGCTCCTGAGCGTGCCCTTGGATACGCGGCGATACGACATCATGAAGGGCGAAACACGAACGCCCGAGTTTCTCGCCGGTATCAATGCGCACGGCCGCATCCCGGTGCTCCAGGTCGGCGAGCGCATGCTGCCGGAAAGCAATGCCGCCTGCTGGTATCTTGCGGAAGGGTCGGCGCTGATCCCCGACGAGCCCTTCGATCGAGCGCAGATGCTCCGCTGGATGTTCTTCGAGCAATACAGCCACGAACCCAATATCGCGACCTTGCGATTCTGGTGTCGTTTTATCGGCGAGAGCAATCTGTCGCAGCCGCAAAAGGCTCAAATGATGCCCAAACGCATCGCTGGGCAGGAGGCGCTGGCGACGATGGATCGCCACTTGCAGGAACGCGAATGGTTTGTGGGCAGCGCTGCGTCGCTCGCCGATATCGCGCTCTATGCCTACACGCATGTCGCCAATGAAGGCGGGTTCGATCTTGCACCCTATCCGGCGATCAAAAGCTGGCTGGAGCGCGTACCGTCGCTCCCGGGTTTTGTTGAAATGGCCTGA
- a CDS encoding UDP-2,3-diacylglucosamine diphosphatase gives MLDDGTAHLPAGLAGLSNIAEFPPVAPSVPERQVEERRKYRTIWISDVHLGTKGCNAELLIDFLDHTDSETMYLVGDIIDGWRLKKKFYWPPEHNDIVWRVLKRARRGTRVVYIPGNHDEMVRPFSGMNFGGIEIARAAFHDTADGRRLMVLHGDEFDTIMLAHRWLAFVGDALYHVMMKLNGWVASVRKVLDLPYWSISKAAKHKVKNAVEFISKYEEVVARAAGERGVDGVVCGHIHTAEARVFEHEGRPVEYWNDGDWVEGCNALVEHFDGRMEILHWAEEVARRESIATADEAAREAA, from the coding sequence ATGCTCGACGATGGCACTGCGCACCTGCCCGCCGGTCTGGCCGGTCTTTCCAACATCGCGGAATTCCCCCCGGTCGCGCCGTCCGTGCCCGAGCGGCAGGTCGAGGAACGGCGAAAGTATCGCACGATCTGGATCAGCGATGTCCATCTCGGCACCAAGGGCTGCAATGCGGAACTGCTGATCGACTTCCTCGACCACACCGACAGCGAGACGATGTACCTGGTCGGCGACATCATCGACGGCTGGCGGCTGAAGAAGAAGTTCTATTGGCCGCCCGAGCACAACGACATCGTCTGGCGGGTGCTCAAGCGCGCCAGGCGCGGCACGCGCGTCGTCTACATTCCCGGCAATCACGACGAGATGGTGCGACCCTTCTCGGGCATGAATTTCGGCGGCATCGAAATCGCCCGCGCCGCCTTTCACGATACTGCCGACGGACGCCGGCTGATGGTGCTGCACGGGGACGAGTTCGACACCATCATGCTCGCCCACCGCTGGCTCGCCTTCGTCGGGGACGCGCTGTACCACGTCATGATGAAGCTGAACGGCTGGGTCGCTTCGGTGCGCAAGGTGTTGGACCTGCCCTATTGGTCGATCTCGAAAGCGGCCAAGCACAAGGTCAAGAACGCCGTCGAGTTCATCTCGAAATACGAAGAGGTCGTTGCCCGCGCCGCTGGCGAGCGCGGTGTCGATGGCGTTGTCTGCGGCCACATTCATACTGCGGAGGCGCGCGTGTTCGAGCACGAAGGCAGGCCGGTCGAATACTGGAACGATGGCGACTGGGTCGAAGGCTGCAACGCGCTGGTCGAGCATTTCGATGGACGCATGGAAATTCTTCATTGGGCCGAGGAAGTGGCGCGACGCGAGTCAATCGCCACCGCCGACGAAGCGGCGCGCGAGGCGGCATGA
- a CDS encoding glycosyltransferase family 4 protein — protein sequence MNHPLPVGAAERMGSVAGQHIAIVTDAWFPQMNGVVRTLTTTIKHLHGFGHTVSVVSPDQYCSVPCPTYPEIRLALAWPGAVGRRLAELRPDAVHIATEGPLGLAARRWCRKRDVPFTTAYHSQFPDYLARRTGLPADLFWPYFRWFHGPAARIMVATESIRCELREQGLEKLHHWSRGVDLACFSPDAPPPPEFAGMDGPILLYVGRIAVEKNIEAFLDCAYPGTKVVVGDGPARASLEARYPEARFLGRKSGRELAGCYAGAGVFVFPSKTDTFGLVIIEALACGTPVAAYPVPGPVDIVTDRVGALSHDLDRAIAAAAFCKRADCVAHGRQFSWEAATLQFLSGLRAFEPEML from the coding sequence ATGAACCATCCGCTCCCCGTCGGCGCTGCCGAGCGCATGGGATCGGTCGCGGGCCAGCATATCGCCATCGTGACCGATGCCTGGTTTCCCCAGATGAATGGCGTCGTGCGCACGCTCACGACCACGATCAAGCACTTACACGGTTTTGGGCACACCGTCTCGGTCGTCTCGCCCGATCAGTATTGTTCGGTGCCGTGCCCGACTTACCCTGAGATTCGTCTGGCGCTCGCGTGGCCGGGCGCAGTCGGGCGCAGGCTCGCCGAATTGCGACCCGACGCCGTACATATCGCCACCGAAGGCCCGCTCGGCCTCGCCGCGCGGCGCTGGTGCCGCAAACGGGACGTGCCCTTTACGACCGCCTATCACTCCCAGTTCCCCGATTACCTCGCGCGCCGCACCGGCCTGCCCGCCGATCTGTTCTGGCCCTATTTTCGCTGGTTTCATGGACCGGCTGCGCGGATCATGGTTGCGACCGAGAGCATCCGCTGCGAACTACGCGAGCAAGGGCTGGAGAAGCTCCATCACTGGAGCCGGGGCGTCGATCTCGCCTGCTTTTCGCCCGATGCACCGCCGCCGCCCGAATTTGCCGGTATGGACGGCCCGATCCTGCTCTATGTCGGTCGCATCGCGGTCGAGAAGAACATCGAGGCTTTTCTCGACTGTGCCTATCCCGGCACCAAGGTCGTGGTGGGCGATGGACCGGCGCGGGCTTCGCTGGAAGCGCGCTATCCCGAGGCTCGTTTTCTCGGACGCAAGAGCGGGCGCGAGCTCGCCGGATGCTATGCCGGTGCCGGGGTATTCGTGTTCCCGAGCAAGACCGATACGTTCGGACTGGTCATAATCGAAGCGCTCGCTTGCGGCACGCCGGTGGCCGCTTATCCGGTCCCCGGCCCGGTCGATATCGTCACCGACAGGGTTGGAGCGCTCTCGCACGATCTCGACCGCGCCATCGCCGCAGCAGCCTTTTGCAAGCGCGCCGACTGCGTCGCCCATGGCCGCCAATTCAGCTGGGAAGCGGCCACCTTGCAATTCCTTTCCGGTCTGCGCGCCTTCGAGCCGGAAATGCTCTGA
- a CDS encoding DUF1013 domain-containing protein — MADQPKPLMPHATATWLVDNTGLSFEQIAEFCGLHILEVQAMADDLAGSKYTGRDPVHAGELTQDEIHKGEADSSYQLVMQKAPLEVTRTKGPRYTPVSKRQDKPDGIAWILRNHPEISDAQIGKLIGTTRNTIGAIRDRTHWNIQNIQPKDPVTLGLCSQRELDAVVAKAAKKAGVTEGEAAPVAEGASDKDKLIEELRAERQAAEKAAAEAAQEAEAAAWLENKRAEEEAGEESGGETPA, encoded by the coding sequence ATGGCCGACCAACCCAAACCGCTGATGCCGCATGCGACCGCCACCTGGCTGGTCGACAACACCGGCCTTTCCTTCGAGCAGATCGCCGAGTTCTGCGGCCTGCACATCCTTGAGGTCCAGGCCATGGCGGACGATCTGGCCGGTTCCAAATATACCGGCCGCGACCCGGTCCATGCCGGCGAACTGACGCAGGACGAAATCCACAAGGGCGAGGCGGACAGCAGCTATCAACTGGTAATGCAGAAAGCTCCGCTCGAAGTTACCCGCACCAAGGGCCCGCGCTATACGCCGGTATCGAAGCGACAGGACAAGCCCGACGGGATCGCATGGATCCTGCGCAATCACCCCGAAATCTCCGACGCGCAGATCGGCAAGCTGATCGGCACCACCCGCAACACGATCGGTGCCATCCGCGACCGTACCCACTGGAACATCCAGAACATCCAGCCGAAAGATCCGGTCACTCTCGGCCTGTGTTCGCAGCGCGAGCTCGATGCCGTGGTCGCCAAGGCCGCGAAGAAGGCCGGCGTGACCGAGGGCGAAGCCGCTCCGGTTGCCGAAGGTGCGAGCGACAAGGACAAGCTGATCGAGGAATTGCGCGCCGAGCGCCAGGCCGCCGAAAAGGCCGCCGCCGAAGCAGCGCAGGAAGCCGAAGCTGCCGCGTGGCTGGAAAACAAGCGCGCGGAAGAGGAAGCTGGCGAGGAAAGCGGCGGCGAAACGCCCGCATAA
- a CDS encoding long-chain-fatty-acid--CoA ligase, whose protein sequence is MDVSKVAYHHPAPWDTQFPQMTLPELLERATARKPEAPFLHFLGRTYSYREIYTEARRFAAGLVEMGIAKGDRVGLFLPNVPIYASAYYGAMMAGAIVVNFSPLYTVEELAWQVGDSGTRLLVTVDVPELYATAEKVLEGSDLETLVVGSLAEMLPRLKGIALRLFKRSQIASVPYGELGDPVRRWSSVQADWNWALFLDGREPDLPDLDAEQDLALLQYTGGTTGRPKGAMLGHSQLAVNAQQVAAINPYADPSAEVFMGALPFFHVFANTALLNHAVASGASIAMVPRFDTKQVLHTIQKHRATGFPGVPTMFQAMLDHPDLAKTDLSSLKVCISGGAPMPAPVHARFEEATGVRLVEGYGLTESAGVVSVNPYEGTRKRGTIGQVVAGTEVLLLDKEDPTVLAPEGEPGELAIHGPQVMRGYWNRPETEADVFVEHHGKRWLRTGDVAEIDEDGFLSIVDRIKDMIAVGGFKVFPSVVEDVILEHQAVREALVIGVPDDYTGEKPRAYVTLAGDADIGGDALRSWLNARVGKHERVDSVVIREELPKTLIGKLDRKALRAEVLG, encoded by the coding sequence ATGGATGTCAGTAAGGTCGCCTATCATCACCCCGCGCCGTGGGACACGCAGTTCCCGCAGATGACGCTGCCCGAACTGCTGGAGCGGGCGACCGCTCGCAAGCCCGAGGCACCGTTTCTCCATTTCCTCGGGCGCACCTACAGCTATCGCGAAATCTACACCGAGGCGCGCCGTTTTGCCGCCGGACTGGTCGAGATGGGGATCGCCAAGGGCGACCGCGTCGGGCTGTTCCTGCCCAATGTCCCGATCTACGCATCGGCCTACTACGGCGCGATGATGGCGGGCGCGATCGTCGTCAATTTCTCGCCGCTCTATACGGTCGAGGAGCTGGCCTGGCAGGTCGGCGACAGCGGTACGCGGCTGCTGGTGACGGTCGATGTCCCCGAGCTTTACGCCACTGCCGAGAAAGTCCTTGAGGGCTCCGATCTCGAAACGCTCGTGGTCGGTTCGCTCGCCGAAATGCTGCCGCGTCTCAAGGGTATTGCGCTCCGGCTGTTCAAGCGCAGCCAGATCGCATCGGTGCCCTATGGCGAGCTCGGCGATCCCGTGCGCCGATGGTCGTCGGTACAGGCCGACTGGAACTGGGCCTTGTTTCTCGACGGACGCGAACCGGACCTGCCCGATCTCGATGCTGAGCAAGATCTGGCGCTGCTGCAATATACCGGTGGCACGACCGGACGACCCAAGGGGGCGATGCTCGGCCACAGCCAGCTGGCGGTGAACGCGCAGCAGGTCGCAGCGATCAATCCTTACGCAGACCCCAGCGCGGAAGTGTTCATGGGCGCGCTGCCTTTTTTTCACGTTTTCGCCAATACCGCGCTGCTTAACCATGCAGTGGCGAGCGGCGCTTCGATCGCCATGGTGCCGCGTTTCGACACGAAGCAGGTGCTGCACACGATACAGAAGCACCGCGCGACCGGCTTCCCCGGCGTGCCGACCATGTTCCAGGCCATGCTCGACCATCCCGACCTCGCGAAGACCGACCTTTCCTCGCTAAAGGTCTGCATTTCGGGCGGCGCACCGATGCCGGCGCCGGTCCATGCCAGGTTCGAAGAGGCCACCGGGGTGCGGCTGGTCGAGGGCTACGGCCTGACCGAAAGCGCCGGCGTCGTCTCGGTCAATCCTTACGAAGGTACGCGCAAACGCGGCACGATCGGGCAGGTCGTGGCAGGCACCGAAGTGCTGTTGCTCGACAAGGAAGACCCCACCGTACTCGCGCCGGAGGGTGAACCGGGCGAACTGGCGATCCACGGCCCGCAGGTCATGCGCGGGTATTGGAACCGGCCCGAAACCGAGGCCGATGTGTTCGTCGAACACCATGGCAAGCGCTGGCTGCGGACCGGCGATGTCGCGGAGATCGACGAAGACGGGTTCCTGTCGATCGTCGACCGGATCAAGGACATGATCGCGGTCGGCGGCTTCAAGGTCTTTCCGAGCGTGGTCGAAGACGTCATCCTCGAACACCAAGCGGTCAGGGAAGCGCTCGTGATCGGCGTGCCGGACGATTACACCGGCGAAAAGCCGCGCGCCTATGTCACGCTGGCGGGCGATGCCGATATCGGCGGCGATGCGTTGCGGTCCTGGCTCAACGCACGGGTCGGCAAGCATGAACGGGTCGACAGCGTCGTCATCCGCGAGGAACTGCCCAAGACGCTGATCGGGAAGCTCGACCGCAAGGCGCTAAGGGCGGAAGTTCTCGGATAG
- a CDS encoding bactofilin family protein: MAKSPNSSGSFSVIGGDVTITGNISASTELHVDGTIDGDISCSSLVQGETSTVNGAIKAENARLAGTVDGSIDARELVILRTATIKGDVHYDALTIEQGASVDGRFAPRGHGKTPVAPPVAERKADEVKPREGLAIANAQ, translated from the coding sequence ATGGCTAAGAGCCCCAATTCCTCCGGCAGCTTCTCTGTCATCGGCGGGGACGTGACCATCACCGGCAATATCAGCGCCTCGACCGAATTGCATGTCGATGGCACCATCGACGGCGACATTTCCTGCTCCTCGCTGGTGCAGGGCGAAACGTCGACGGTGAACGGTGCGATCAAGGCCGAGAATGCACGGCTGGCCGGTACCGTGGACGGATCGATCGACGCCCGCGAACTCGTGATCCTGCGCACCGCTACGATCAAGGGCGACGTGCATTACGATGCGCTGACCATCGAACAGGGCGCCTCGGTCGACGGGCGCTTCGCCCCGCGCGGCCATGGCAAGACGCCGGTCGCACCGCCCGTGGCCGAGCGCAAAGCCGACGAAGTCAAGCCTCGCGAGGGGCTGGCGATCGCCAACGCCCAGTAA
- a CDS encoding M23 family metallopeptidase has product MANWFPDREFFMRSQGQVRFIKVSSRLQKMAATAVVAALLVWIVSMGVMSFLQYRAQADRLSLLEREAEVATAQDRVDAYRDDLGAVTEDLQKRQEFLEAMAAAIPDDVKAEEGDTVTDSTTEAAATIDKVSASIPEAAALAELEARQIAFVEKLTRFADRRALRAERALRQLGLNPQSMLRGAEREAMGGPLELLATSASGEIDPRFERLGLSLARMSALERGLDAVPQFTPTNVGQTSISSGYGYRRDPFNGGGAMHSGLDFKGPNGAPIYAAAKGTVSYVGWKSGYGKTVEIDHGNGLMTRYAHMSRFVAKRGQKVDAGSPIGAIGSTGRSTGPHLHFEVRINERAVNPRPFLEAAPNVLKEARRAGTEADTNG; this is encoded by the coding sequence GTGGCAAACTGGTTTCCGGATCGCGAGTTCTTCATGCGCTCGCAAGGACAAGTCCGTTTCATCAAGGTATCGTCGCGCCTGCAGAAGATGGCGGCCACCGCCGTCGTGGCTGCGTTGCTGGTGTGGATCGTCAGCATGGGCGTGATGAGCTTCCTGCAATATCGCGCACAGGCCGACCGGCTCTCTTTGCTCGAGCGCGAGGCGGAAGTCGCCACGGCGCAAGACCGGGTCGACGCGTATCGCGACGACCTCGGTGCCGTAACCGAAGACCTGCAAAAGCGGCAGGAATTTCTCGAAGCCATGGCTGCCGCCATCCCCGACGATGTGAAGGCGGAAGAAGGCGACACCGTCACCGACAGCACGACCGAAGCCGCCGCGACGATCGACAAGGTCAGCGCGTCGATCCCCGAAGCCGCTGCGCTCGCCGAGCTCGAAGCGCGCCAGATCGCTTTCGTGGAGAAACTGACCCGCTTCGCAGATCGCCGCGCCCTTCGGGCCGAGCGCGCTCTGCGCCAGCTCGGCCTCAACCCGCAATCGATGCTGCGCGGCGCCGAACGCGAAGCGATGGGTGGTCCGCTCGAACTGCTTGCCACCAGCGCAAGTGGCGAGATCGACCCGCGCTTCGAGCGGCTCGGCCTGAGCCTGGCGCGCATGTCCGCTCTCGAACGCGGTCTCGACGCAGTGCCGCAGTTCACCCCGACCAATGTCGGCCAGACCAGCATTTCCTCGGGCTACGGCTATCGCCGCGACCCGTTCAACGGCGGTGGTGCAATGCATTCCGGGCTCGATTTCAAAGGTCCGAACGGCGCACCGATCTACGCCGCTGCCAAGGGCACCGTCAGCTACGTCGGCTGGAAGTCGGGCTATGGCAAGACCGTGGAGATCGATCACGGCAACGGCCTGATGACCCGCTACGCCCACATGTCGCGCTTCGTTGCAAAGCGCGGCCAGAAGGTCGATGCGGGGTCGCCCATCGGCGCGATCGGCAGCACCGGCCGCTCGACCGGCCCGCACCTGCACTTCGAAGTGCGCATCAACGAGCGCGCGGTCAATCCGCGCCCCTTCCTGGAGGCAGCCCCCAATGTTCTCAAAGAAGCCCGCCGAGCCGGCACCGAGGCCGACACCAATGGCTAA